A part of Gemmatimonas groenlandica genomic DNA contains:
- a CDS encoding glycosyltransferase family 4 protein — MTSRRLRIVHIASYLPSHLGGLEIAAWSIARGVARRGYQIDYFASGDAVDCEPLEGFAVYEISSVDPFDRPLGLPVPLWSLGSMSQLVRAVRRADVVHIHDTLYMGSVLGAVLSVLLRCPLVLTVHTSKLQFRHRVLRLAFFVANASVTRFILSRATRVAFVGTTAEEFHSTANSVAAKSAMIPNGVDAAIFSPFEFGDRRFLRRSMGIESRDFVVAFVGRFVEKKGIHLLQQAVESVRGVRWVFIGDGTIHPEGWRVAHDSTLQLTGQVGQASLADLYRSADVVLSIGVGEGGTPLVVKESMACGTPVLVSMEVSRSLGDPRPPGVWTVDASAPDASLLVAHMVERLKSGREEVASVREATAAFARRWDWDFAAREYDAMYRSLRSRR; from the coding sequence CATTTAGGAGGATTGGAGATAGCCGCGTGGTCGATAGCGCGAGGCGTAGCGCGCAGGGGCTATCAGATTGACTATTTCGCGAGTGGGGACGCCGTTGACTGCGAGCCACTCGAAGGCTTCGCCGTATACGAGATCAGCTCCGTTGATCCTTTTGATCGACCCCTAGGGCTTCCGGTACCACTCTGGTCCCTCGGTTCGATGTCTCAGCTAGTTCGTGCTGTTCGACGTGCGGACGTTGTGCATATACACGATACGCTGTACATGGGGAGCGTTTTAGGGGCGGTGTTATCTGTTCTGCTTCGTTGCCCGCTCGTTCTCACGGTGCACACATCGAAACTCCAGTTCAGGCATCGCGTACTTAGGCTGGCGTTCTTCGTTGCCAATGCCTCTGTAACTCGCTTCATTCTTTCGCGGGCAACACGAGTTGCGTTTGTTGGAACAACAGCCGAGGAATTCCACTCCACAGCCAACAGCGTAGCGGCAAAGAGTGCGATGATCCCGAATGGGGTCGATGCAGCCATATTTTCTCCCTTTGAATTTGGGGATCGTAGGTTCCTGCGTCGGTCGATGGGCATCGAATCCCGTGACTTTGTCGTCGCATTCGTCGGGAGATTCGTGGAGAAAAAGGGCATACACCTTTTACAGCAGGCCGTCGAAAGTGTCCGTGGTGTGCGATGGGTCTTTATTGGTGACGGCACCATTCATCCAGAGGGATGGCGTGTCGCGCACGATTCCACTCTTCAGCTGACGGGGCAGGTTGGACAAGCTTCGTTAGCCGATTTGTATCGCAGCGCCGACGTCGTGCTGTCAATTGGCGTCGGCGAAGGTGGTACTCCGCTCGTTGTGAAGGAGTCCATGGCATGCGGGACGCCAGTGTTGGTGAGTATGGAGGTGAGTCGTTCACTCGGTGATCCACGACCACCGGGTGTTTGGACGGTCGACGCAAGCGCTCCGGATGCGTCTTTGCTCGTTGCCCACATGGTTGAGCGGCTCAAGTCCGGGAGAGAGGAAGTTGCGTCTGTTCGAGAAGCCACTGCGGCGTTCGCTCGGCGGTGGGATTGGGACTTCGCCGCACGAGAGTACGACGCGATGTATCGCAGTTTGCGCTCGCGCCGCTGA
- a CDS encoding putative sulfate/molybdate transporter gives MPPSPHPLRFTRAEFAGAFGDLGTDLPLLVGIVVATGMDATTAFVVFGALQIASGLAYRLPMPVQPLKAMAAIAIAGKLAPPLLAAGGLIVGVVMLILARSGALSWIARTVPKPVVRGIQVGLGIQLALLALTRFIPADGARGWLLAAVALAIVLWLRESHRVPAALVVLALGLVVAALTWPAGAPLPLGFRLPTLPARWPTPTEFAQASLLLALPQLALSLGNSVLATKQVVADLFPDREPLTVKRIGTTYAIMNLVSAPLGGIPVCHGSGGIAGHYAFGARTGASGIIYGIFLVLSGLLLVGEPAAFQRLFPGPILGTLLLVEAITVLLLVRDLRDTPAWLAFAVACGLAAAFLPYGYAVALVGGTLIAVALRRRPGQDVSI, from the coding sequence ATGCCCCCCTCCCCCCACCCCCTCCGCTTCACCCGCGCCGAATTCGCCGGCGCGTTCGGCGACCTCGGGACCGACCTCCCGCTGCTCGTCGGTATTGTCGTCGCCACCGGGATGGATGCCACCACGGCCTTTGTGGTCTTCGGCGCCCTGCAGATCGCCTCCGGCCTCGCCTATCGGCTGCCCATGCCGGTCCAGCCGCTCAAGGCCATGGCGGCGATTGCTATCGCCGGCAAGCTGGCCCCGCCGCTCCTGGCCGCCGGCGGCCTGATCGTCGGCGTCGTCATGCTCATCCTCGCCCGCTCCGGCGCGCTCTCCTGGATCGCCCGCACGGTCCCCAAGCCCGTTGTACGCGGTATTCAGGTCGGACTGGGCATCCAACTCGCCCTGCTTGCCCTCACCCGCTTCATCCCGGCCGACGGCGCTCGTGGTTGGCTGCTGGCGGCGGTCGCCCTCGCGATCGTCCTCTGGCTGCGCGAAAGTCATCGTGTTCCCGCCGCCCTTGTGGTCCTGGCACTCGGCCTCGTCGTAGCCGCGCTCACGTGGCCCGCCGGCGCGCCGCTGCCCCTCGGCTTTCGGCTTCCCACGCTCCCCGCACGCTGGCCTACGCCCACGGAGTTCGCCCAGGCCTCGCTCCTGCTCGCGCTCCCCCAGCTCGCCCTGTCGCTCGGCAACTCGGTACTCGCCACCAAACAGGTGGTCGCCGATCTCTTTCCCGACCGTGAACCGCTCACGGTCAAGCGCATCGGCACCACCTACGCGATCATGAACCTCGTATCAGCGCCCCTTGGCGGCATTCCCGTATGCCACGGCTCCGGCGGGATCGCCGGGCACTACGCCTTCGGGGCCCGCACCGGTGCCAGTGGCATCATCTACGGCATCTTCCTCGTGCTGTCAGGACTGCTCCTCGTCGGCGAACCAGCCGCGTTTCAGCGCCTGTTCCCCGGTCCGATTCTTGGCACGTTGCTGCTCGTCGAGGCCATCACCGTGCTGCTGCTGGTGCGCGATCTGCGCGACACGCCGGCCTGGCTGGCTTTCGCCGTCGCCTGCGGACTCGCCGCGGCCTTTCTGCCATATGGTTACGCGGTCGCGCTCGTGGGCGGTACATTGATCGCCGTTGCCCTCCGACGCCGGCCGGGCCAAGACGTTTCCATCTGA
- a CDS encoding hybrid sensor histidine kinase/response regulator, translating to MRPRWLVPEPISSSPAIRLAIAFFVTHALSLQLIRYGGPLAPAWPPIAVALAALIWLPPSHRRLVFVGVIALDTLSNTLQGYASLRTVGYTCVTLSELWIADWMLRRVTPLPLKFARLRDVAVLLSATAVATAIGSVPAALISRAAGGEAFLKSATVWWIGDMLAYVIVTPLTLLLLARNESRTAHRRAFRWWRDAFALSLLMIVGSLVAFRGDALMGVLQAHPYMLSLLTLWATLRFGQLGALWSQIGIASVGISLLLNGESLSLGGVTGGDALVILQVYIGVQALIGLVLATALREQRETAEANAHMLEALSSSEQRLRQSQKMEAIGQLAGGVAHDFNNMLAALLMQLDELRLLKAMPREAIELLRDVETSAQRAVRLTRQLLVFSRQQAMQPSLLDLNLLVRAHVRLLRRVVPTTHRLTVDTTDDALVVSADGGMIEQVLLNLVLNARDALADGGPIMIRTERRTVAATDIAELAAGTYALLAVQDTGMGIAPDNMPRIFEPFFTTKPPGQGTGLGLATAYGIAQQHQGLLRVASTVGVGTTVEVWLPIVADALPDESAQVDLSGAGDSGEHAVTATVLVVEDDPTVSRLLQRVLERDGYQVRAAASGREVLDQWNLYELSVDLVITDLVMPGGVSGTQLAAELRRRAPSLPVVFTSGYDPEFDPSDETMVPGENFIPKPSKAEQILAVVRRQLASRTTAT from the coding sequence ATGCGGCCGCGCTGGCTGGTGCCTGAACCGATTTCGTCGTCGCCCGCTATCCGACTCGCGATAGCGTTTTTTGTGACGCACGCGCTCTCGCTGCAGCTCATCCGATACGGCGGGCCATTGGCCCCCGCGTGGCCGCCGATCGCTGTCGCACTGGCCGCCCTGATCTGGCTGCCGCCCTCGCATCGTCGACTCGTGTTCGTGGGCGTCATCGCCCTCGACACGCTTTCCAATACGCTGCAGGGATACGCCTCGTTGCGGACGGTCGGCTACACCTGCGTCACGCTCTCAGAATTGTGGATCGCCGACTGGATGCTGCGGCGGGTCACTCCACTGCCGCTCAAGTTCGCCCGTCTGCGCGACGTCGCGGTTCTGCTGTCGGCCACGGCAGTCGCCACAGCGATCGGCAGCGTACCAGCCGCCTTGATTTCTCGCGCGGCTGGTGGCGAGGCGTTTCTGAAGAGTGCGACCGTGTGGTGGATCGGCGACATGCTGGCTTATGTGATCGTGACGCCACTCACGCTGTTGCTGCTTGCACGTAACGAGTCGCGCACCGCGCATCGACGTGCATTCCGCTGGTGGCGCGATGCGTTCGCACTGAGTCTGCTGATGATCGTCGGATCGCTCGTGGCGTTCCGCGGCGATGCCCTCATGGGTGTGCTGCAGGCGCACCCGTACATGCTCTCACTGCTCACGCTATGGGCGACGCTCCGCTTCGGTCAGCTCGGCGCGCTCTGGAGCCAGATCGGTATCGCCAGCGTCGGTATCAGCCTGCTGCTGAATGGAGAGTCCCTCTCCCTCGGCGGCGTCACCGGCGGCGACGCGCTTGTGATTCTGCAGGTGTATATCGGCGTGCAAGCGCTCATCGGGCTGGTGCTGGCTACCGCGCTGCGCGAACAGCGCGAGACGGCCGAGGCGAACGCGCATATGCTGGAAGCACTCTCGTCGAGTGAGCAGCGGTTGCGTCAAAGTCAAAAGATGGAGGCCATCGGCCAGCTGGCCGGCGGCGTGGCGCACGATTTCAACAATATGCTTGCCGCCCTGTTGATGCAGCTCGACGAGCTCCGCTTGCTCAAGGCGATGCCGCGCGAGGCGATCGAACTCCTGCGTGATGTCGAGACGTCGGCGCAGCGCGCCGTGCGACTCACCCGGCAGCTGTTGGTGTTCAGCCGGCAGCAAGCGATGCAACCGAGTCTGCTCGATCTCAACCTGCTCGTGCGCGCGCACGTGCGGCTGTTGCGACGCGTGGTGCCGACCACGCACCGGCTCACCGTGGACACGACCGACGATGCGCTGGTGGTATCGGCCGACGGCGGCATGATCGAGCAGGTGCTGCTCAATCTCGTGTTGAACGCACGCGATGCACTTGCCGACGGCGGGCCGATCATGATCCGGACCGAGCGCCGAACGGTGGCGGCAACAGACATCGCCGAGCTCGCGGCGGGCACCTACGCCCTGCTCGCGGTGCAGGACACGGGTATGGGCATCGCGCCGGACAACATGCCGCGCATCTTCGAACCATTCTTCACGACGAAGCCGCCGGGGCAGGGCACCGGCCTTGGCTTGGCCACCGCGTACGGTATCGCACAGCAGCATCAAGGACTGCTTCGCGTTGCCTCCACGGTCGGCGTCGGCACGACAGTCGAGGTTTGGCTGCCCATCGTCGCCGACGCGCTCCCCGACGAGAGCGCGCAGGTCGATCTATCCGGTGCGGGCGATTCCGGCGAACACGCCGTCACCGCCACGGTGCTGGTGGTCGAAGACGATCCGACCGTCAGTCGACTGCTGCAGCGTGTGCTGGAACGCGACGGCTATCAGGTGCGCGCCGCTGCCAGCGGCCGTGAGGTACTCGACCAATGGAATCTGTACGAACTGTCGGTGGACCTGGTGATCACCGATCTGGTCATGCCCGGCGGCGTGAGTGGGACGCAGCTCGCTGCCGAGCTGCGACGGCGGGCTCCGTCGCTGCCAGTGGTCTTCACCAGCGGATACGATCCCGAGTTCGACCCCTCCGACGAGACCATGGTGCCAGGGGAGAACTTCATCCCCAAACCGTCCAAGGCCGAACAGATCCTTGCCGTCGTGCGCCGGCAACTGGCCTCACGCACGACGGCGACGTAG
- a CDS encoding PepSY domain-containing protein, translating into MPTPAFWRRWHRWIGAPAALFLAFASVTGVIVAGTEFFGEDEAVREANRTLVSAVHTDSPPDAWMGAINAAMASAAKEAPGAPIDKIAIELKGQAPVITMYLGTKTGGEDRRLLFDARTGKFTRSDGYADKAFINRVHSGEVFGDGGLVASMVWGVALLALTVSGFTLYWRLAGANRQGRTGLQRWFF; encoded by the coding sequence ATGCCTACTCCTGCCTTCTGGCGCCGCTGGCACCGGTGGATCGGCGCGCCCGCGGCGCTGTTCCTGGCCTTTGCGTCGGTGACCGGCGTCATCGTGGCCGGGACCGAGTTCTTTGGTGAAGACGAAGCCGTTCGTGAGGCCAACCGCACGCTGGTGAGTGCCGTGCATACGGACTCCCCTCCGGACGCCTGGATGGGGGCGATCAACGCCGCCATGGCCAGCGCGGCCAAGGAAGCGCCCGGGGCGCCGATCGACAAGATCGCCATTGAGCTCAAGGGACAGGCCCCCGTCATCACCATGTACCTCGGCACCAAGACGGGCGGCGAAGACCGGCGGCTGCTGTTCGATGCGCGGACTGGAAAATTCACGCGCAGCGACGGCTATGCCGACAAGGCGTTCATCAATCGCGTGCATAGCGGCGAAGTGTTCGGCGACGGCGGGCTGGTGGCGTCGATGGTCTGGGGTGTTGCCTTGCTGGCGCTGACCGTGAGCGGTTTCACGCTGTATTGGCGGCTGGCGGGCGCCAATCGCCAGGGGCGCACAGGACTGCAACGCTGGTTCTTCTAG
- a CDS encoding MIP/aquaporin family protein: MPSTALGEFVGTLVLLLLGNGVVAGVLLEKSKAHGAGWMVITAGWAFAVLCGVLVAVGLGAPGELNPAVTLANVIAGTRTVPDALAHVAAQMTGAIVGATLVWLHYLPHWSITRDQGTIHACFCTAPAIRSSVPNLISEVIGTMVLVLVASAIGTAGVSGATPATNLGPALVGALVWGIGLSLGGPTGYAINPARDLGPRLAHAILPIAGKGGNDWGYAWIPVVGPLAGGALAALLWSTLSAANGVPK, from the coding sequence ATGCCGTCCACCGCACTCGGCGAGTTTGTCGGAACGCTCGTACTGCTTCTGCTCGGCAATGGTGTGGTGGCCGGTGTGTTGTTGGAGAAGTCGAAGGCGCACGGTGCAGGGTGGATGGTGATCACCGCCGGCTGGGCGTTTGCGGTGTTGTGCGGCGTCCTCGTGGCCGTTGGGCTCGGAGCACCGGGTGAGCTCAACCCGGCGGTTACACTGGCGAATGTGATCGCGGGCACGCGCACCGTGCCCGACGCGCTTGCGCATGTCGCCGCGCAGATGACGGGGGCGATCGTGGGCGCCACGCTGGTGTGGCTGCACTATCTCCCGCACTGGAGCATCACCCGCGATCAGGGCACCATCCACGCCTGCTTCTGCACGGCGCCCGCGATACGCAGCTCCGTGCCGAATCTGATCAGCGAGGTAATCGGTACGATGGTGCTGGTGCTGGTGGCCAGTGCCATCGGAACCGCCGGCGTGTCGGGTGCCACTCCCGCCACGAACCTTGGACCGGCGCTCGTCGGCGCGTTGGTGTGGGGCATTGGTCTCTCGCTGGGCGGACCTACCGGGTACGCCATCAATCCGGCGCGCGACCTCGGTCCGCGCCTCGCCCACGCCATCCTGCCGATCGCCGGCAAGGGTGGCAACGATTGGGGATACGCCTGGATCCCCGTTGTCGGACCGCTGGCCGGCGGTGCCCTGGCGGCACTGCTGTGGTCCACATTATCCGCCGCAAACGGAGTACCGAAGTGA